In Aspergillus oryzae RIB40 DNA, chromosome 6, one genomic interval encodes:
- a CDS encoding PaaI family thioesterase (predicted protein) translates to MPRVPSSAFFRAVPTTTKLCLKSNGPIKTQWLVHHPWKVSLPRNLSQRLYSSEAASPVPPQTSKPRSRLRRFVGFTSIALIAFTAGLVYQTQKTVSRMMTVTLRTDEETLTAFVPADQFSQEVDEYIRNHPVAVELRENPAFTESRPHLKIPAELRDRHLTAGTLSGPDRIVVPPHVFSEKDGKSLVSIFYLGSAISGHLGIVHGGLLATLLDEGMARCCFPALPNKVGVTANLNIDYRRPAMAESYAVLRAETVKVEGRKAWVEARIETLPKEGEEPAVLVEAKALFIEPKQAAAMSSLYNITN, encoded by the exons ATGCCACGAGTCCCATCCTCTGCCTTCTTTCGGGCTGTCCCCACCACGACCAAGCTCTGTCTCAAGTCAAACGGCCCTATAAAAACCCAATGGCTCGTGCATCACCCTTGGAAGGTTTCTCTACCTCGCAATCTTTCCCAGCGACTCTATTCTTCTG AAGCTGCATCGCCAGTTCCTCCTCAGACATCTAAACCTCGGTCCCGTCTACGTCGATTCGTGGGCTTCACATCCATTGCATTAATCGCCTTCACTGCCGGACTCGTTTACCAAACCCAGAAGACCGTTTCTCGCATGATGACGGTCACTCTACGTACAGATGAGGAAACCCTCACTGCATTCGTTCCCGCCGACCAGTTTTCGCAAGAGGTCGATGAATACATCCGCAACCATCCGGTAGCCGTGGAGCTGCGGGAAAACCCTGCCTTCACCGAGTCCCGGCCGCATTTGAAAATCCCCGCCGAGCTGCGCGACCGCCATCTGACGGCGGGCACCCTTTCGGGTCCTGATCGAATTGTTGTTCCGCCGCACGTCTTTTCCGAGAAGGATGGGAAGAGCCTGGTTTCGATCTTCTACCTCGGTTCCGCCATCAGTGGCCACCTGGGCATTGTCCACGGTGGCCTTTTAGCCACACTGCTCGACGAGGGGATGGCACGGTGCTGCTTCCCCGCTCTGCCAAACAAGGTGGGCGTAACGGCCAATCTTAACATCGACTACCGGCGCCCTGCCATGGCGGAATCATATGCTGTTCTGCGGGCCGAGACTGTAAAGGTCGAGGGCCGTAAAGCCTGGGTGGAGGCGCGCATTGAGACTTTGCcgaaggagggagaggagcCCGCGGTTTTGGTCGAGGCAAAGGCTTTGTTCATAGAGCCCAAACAAGCTGCG gCCATGTCCAGTCTTTACAACATCACCAACTAG
- a CDS encoding uncharacterized protein (predicted protein), with the protein MSKNHRLWPLLSFRHSREKADTDTDPAGLIASHGHDTRSETPDDHLQTSDSRRRRSISWLRISNRNKNKDAETKPTKLDQEEANTQPYLSQTEYKDEPDTSEGKLSGSAGSIMSAQGTPIKEEEGGQAEANIARLGEKVMKDLWSEAYKKLHSDNASLVESYETVLLAPETDHMGGRSSTTQEKTDRQKRIQDLVFCRLQDMEQGRFDIPKRSRQGVIGDYVRRTVHGILYAKDFVTAAISAEPHAALAWAGVVMVLPMLWQDSSSSQIF; encoded by the exons ATGTCAAAGAACCATCGCCTCTGGCCGCTGCTGAGCTTCCGGCATTCCCGCGAGAAAGCGGACACAGACACAGACCCTGCAGGACTTATTGCCTCTCATGGACATGACACACGTTCGGAGACACCAGACGACCATTTACAAACCAGCGATTCAAGGCGTCGTCGCTCGATATCATGGTTGAGAATTTCAAATCGCAATAAGAACAAAGATGCAGAAACAAAGCCCACAAAActcgatcaagaagaagcaaacacTCAGCCGTACTTGAGTCAAACAGAGTATAAGGATGAACCTGATACCAGCGAAGGAAAATTAAGTGGTTCGGCAGGATCAATTATGTCTGCGCAAGGGACCCcaatcaaagaagaggaaggagggcAAGCCGAAGCGAACATTGCGAGGCTGggagaaaaggtgatgaaggATCTGTGGAGTGAGGCATATAAGAAGCTCCACAGCGATAATGCCAGTTTAGTCGAATCATATGAGACGGTTTTACTGGCTCCTGAGACCGATCATATGGGTGGACGATCTTCGACTACGCAGGAGAAAACGGACCGACAAAAGAGAATCCAAGACCTGGTTTTCTGTAGACTCCAGGATATGGAACAGGGTCGGTTCGATATTCCGAAAAGAAGTAGGCAAGGTGTCATCGGGGATTATGTTCGTCGTACTGTTCATGGCATTCTCTATGCGAAAGACTTCGTTACAGCAGCAATTAGCGCTGAGCCCCATGCTGCACTTGCATGGGCTGGAGTCGTGATGGTGCTCCCA ATGCTGTGGCAGGACTCGAGTTCATCTCAGATCTTTTGA
- a CDS encoding glycoside hydrolase family 92 protein (putative alpha-1,2-mannosidase) codes for MASSVLWSILIATPLALGYTNPRSISIPEDYDVLQYVDPLIGSSNGGINLPVGNVFAGASLPYGMAKAVADTDSVNNQGGFAYDGSNITGFSSLHDSGTGGQPSLGNFPIFPYASCKDDDVNGCVYPKKLRKTRYDPGSVSASPGYFALTMASGIQVDMTVSHHASLFRFRFPADRETKPLILLDLSDLSDTRQDNGTIDVDADTGRMVGHARFLPSFGSGSYTPYFCIDFRSVSGVRDNGIFVNSRASTDVKNLTISRSINGYPLPVCSGTEPGGAFVRFNSLADRTVLARVGLSFISSEQACSNAESEIPNFDFNATHSAAVDSWTKKLAPIRVSRNGVNSSFLSTFYSGIYRTMINPQDYTGENPLWKSTEPYFDSFYWYAHHLSVEIFSDINIWAGFQTAACRSAKVRNCSPIIRSGLTGLGYTQGGSNADVVLADAYLKGISDGIDWQAGYSAVQKDAEEEPYDWSNEGRGGLDSWKSLNYIPVEDFDYKGFGTMTRSISRTLEYSYDDFTIAQMARGLGKMDDAEQYEATSRFWQNLFRDDQASFINGTDTGFKGFFQPKYLNGTWGYQDPITCSNIDTSGRACSLQNNAAETFEDSIWEYQFFVPHDMAALITRLGGPSQFIRRLDYLHDTGITYIGNEPSFLTVFQYHYGSRPGKSTSRAHFYVPKYFNANPTGLPGNDDSGAMGSFVAMTMMGLFPNPGQNVYLISAPFFESVRIASPLTGRTATIRAVNFDPEYKNIYIQSATLDGKPYSKNWVGHDFFTEGRELVLVLGRNESHWGTGKEDLPPSLSTRGALFD; via the exons ATGGCGTCGTCTGTTCTCTGGTCGATCTTGATCGCTACTCCTCTTGCCCTGGGCTACACTAACCCTCGCTCCATTTCAATTCCTGAAGACTACGATGTATTGCAATATGTTGACCCGCTTATCGGAAGTTCGAACGGAGGTATAAATCTTCCAGTCG GGAACGTCTTCGCCGGCGCGTCACTTCCCTATGGCATGGCGAAGGCTGTAGCCGACACAGATTCTGTGAACAACCAGGGCGGCTTCGCATACGACGGGAGTAACATCACGGGGTTTTCCAGTCTGCATGATTCAGGTACTGGAGGTCAACCGTCGCTTGGGAACTTCCCCATTTTCCCCTATGCGAGCTGCAAGGATGACGATGTCAATGGCTGTGTGTATCCCAAGAAACTGCGCAAGACGCGCTACGACCCCGGGTCTGTGTCTGCGAGCCCGGGTTATTTTGCATTGACCATGGCATCGGGAATTCAGGTAGACATGACTGTATCCCACCATGCATCTCTCTTCCGTTTTCGGTTCCCAGCAGATCGCGAAACCAAGCCCCTTATCCTGTTGGACCTTAGTGACTTGTCCGACACGCGACAGGACAATGGAACCATTGATGTAGATGCTGACACGGGGCGGATGGTCGGCCATGCTCGCTTTTTGCCCAGTTTTGGAAGTGGTTCCTACACTCCGTACTTCTGCATTGACTTTCGCAGTGTCTCCGGTGTCAGAGACAATGGTATATTCGTCAATTCACGAGCGAGTACGGATGTAAAGAATCTCACCATCTCCCGGAGCATCAATGGCTACCCTCTACCGGTTTGTTCAGGCACCGAACCT GGAGGTGCTTTCGTTCGATTTAACTCGTTGGCCGATCGTACAGTTCTAGCTCGGGTAGGCCTTAGCTTCATTAGTAGCGAACAAGCTTGCAGCAACGCTGAGTCTGAAATCCCTAATTTTGACTTTAATGCGACGCATTCCGCCGCGGTGGATTCATGGACAAAGAAGCTGGCCCCAATTCGAGTATCGAGAAATGGGGTTAATTCTTCCTTCCTGTCCACGTTTTATAGTGGAATCTACCGTACCATGATCAATCCGCAGGACTACACCGGGGAGAACCCACTTTGGAAGAGCACAGAGCCATATTTTGACTCTTTCTACTGGTATGCGCACCATCTGTCCGTAGAGATCTTCTCTGATAT AAACATCTGGGCTGGCTTCCAGACTGCCGCATGTCGCTCTGCAAAGGTGCGGAACTGTAGCCCTATTATTAGAAGCGGGCTGACCGGTCTAGGTTACACCCAAGGTGGCTCAAACGCGGACGTCGTCCTTGCCGATGCGTACCTCAAGGGCATTTCCGACGGAATAGACTGGCAGGCTGGCTACTCCGCCGTCCAGAAGGATGCTGAAGAGGAGCCGTATGACTGGTCGAATGAAGGACGTGGTGGCCTGGACAGTTGGAAATCGCTGAACTACATTCCAGTAGAGGATTTTGACTACAAGGGTTTTGGAACGATGACGCGGAGCATCTCCCGCACGCTGGAATACTCTTATGATGACTTCACTATTGCACAAATGGCCCGTGGCCTCGGAAAgatggatgatgctgagcAATACGAAGCTACTTCTCGATTTTGGCAGAATCTGTTTCGCGATGACCAGGCCTCGTTCATAAACGGAACTGATACTGGATTCAAAGGCTTCTTCCAACCTAAATACCTGAATGGGACCTGGGGATATCAG gacCCCATCACCTGTTCCAACATCGACACGAGCGGGAGAGCTTGCTCGCTTCAAAACAATGCAGCCGAAACCTTTGAGGACAGTATATGGGAGTATCAATT TTTCGTCCCCCATGACATGGCCGCCCTCATCACTCGTCTTGGAGGCCCATCTCAATTCATCCGTCGCCTTGACTACCTCCATGACACTGGCATTACATACATCGGCAACGAGCCCTCTTTCCTAACCGTCTTCCAGTACCACTACGGCAGCCGTCCCGGCAAATCCACCTCCCGCGCTCACTTCTATGTCCCCAAGTACTTCAACGCAAATCCAACCGGCCTTCCCGGCAATGACGACTCAGGCGCCATGGGCTCCTTCGTTGCAATGACCATGATGGGTCTCTTCCCGAACCCAGGACAAAATGTGTACCTGATCTCAGCTCCCTTCTTCGAGTCTGTCCGCATCGCCTCGCCACTGACGGGACGGACCGCCACGATCCGTGCCGTTAACTTTGATCCCGAGTACAAGAACATCTATATCCAATCTGCGACACTGGACGGAAAGCCTTATAGCAAGAACTGGGTGGGACATGACTTTTTCACCGAAGGACGGGAGTTGGTGCTTGTGTTGGGAAGGAATGAGAGCCATTGGGGTACCGGAAAAGAGGATCTGCCGCCGTCTCTGTCGACAAGGGGTGCTCTCTTTGACTAA
- a CDS encoding H(+)-transporting V1 sector ATPase subunit C (vacuolar H+-ATPase V1 sector, subunit C) → MSKPTKYLLVSFPTSITPSHHRDDALDAVSATVAPENGSVAPFPIPEFKIGTLDALVQQADELAKLETACQVVVSKVGDALKNILEGDEAQISKMKAVNDKPVDQYLRTFTWNKVKYRADKSLGELIDLLQKEAASIDNDIRSKYSQYNQVKTTLATLQRKQTGNLATKSLASVVDPRSVVQNSEYLETHLVAVPAQQVKEFLKTYETVSPMVVPRSATFVASDDEFTLYAVTTFKKHSLEFVHKAREHKWIPREFKYVEGGKEEERREVERVGGDERKLWGETLRLGRTAWSEAVMVWIHVLVLRVFVETVLRYGLPLDFVCTLIRTPGSKQADKAKHNLDEKYSYLAGNAFGRDKKGRVKKDDPSEVHEGGGEYTAYVYYEFELN, encoded by the exons ATGTCCAAACCCACTAAGTACCTCCTCGTGTCCTTCCCCACCTCCATCACCCCGTCTCACCACCGCGACGACGCTCTCGATGCTGTCTCCGCCACGGTCGCCCCAGAAAATGGATCGGTCGCCCCATTCCCTATTCCCGAGTTCAAGATCGGTACATTAGACGCCTTGGTGCAGCAGGCCGATGAGCTGGCCAAACTCGAGACCGCCTGCCAGGTTGTTGTGTCTAAGGTCGGCGATGCGCTGAAGAATATCTTGGAGGGTGATGAAGCGCAAATCAGCAAGATGAAGGCTGTTAATGATA AGCCGGTGGATCAGTACCTGCGGACCTTTACGTGGAACAAAGTCAAGTATAGGGCCGATAAGTCTTTGGGTGAGCTTAtcgaccttctccagaaG GAAGCTGCCAGTATCGACAATGACATCAGGTCGAAGTACTCCCAGTACAATCAAGTCAAGACCACCCTGGCCACTCTTCAACGGAAGCAAAC AGGTAACCTAGCCACCAAGTCCCTCGCATCGGTTGTCGACCCCCGCAGTGTAGTCCAGAATTCGGAATACCTCGAGACACATCTCGTCGCCGTCCCGGCTCAACAGGTCAAAGAGTTCCTCAAGACGTACGAAACCGTTTCGCCCATGGTAGTTCCTCGCTCTGCGACGTTTGTCGCTTCGGATGACGAATTCACACTATATGCTGTCACGACCTTCAAGAAACACAGCCTGGAGTTTGTCCACAAGGCCCGTGAGCACAAGTGGATTCCCCGTGAATTCAAGTATGTGGAaggtggaaaggaagaggagcgcAGGGAAGTCGAGCGCGTAGGAGGCGACGAGCGCAAGCTATGGGGAGAGACACTGCGGCTCGGACGGACAGCCTGGAGCGAGGCCGTCATGGTCTGGATCCATGTTCTCGTTCTCCGTGTGTTTGTTGAGACTGTACTACGCTACGGTCTTCCTCTTGACTTCGTTTGCACTCTTATCAGG ACACCGGGTTCCAAGCAAGCTGACAAGGCGAAACACAACCTGGATGAGAAGTACTCTTACCTCGCCGGGAATGCGTTCGGACGGGACAAGAAGGGTCGGGTCAAGAAAGACGACCCGAGCGAAGTACACGAGGGAGGCGGCGAGTACACAGCATATGTGTACTATGAGTTCGAGCTCAATTAG
- a CDS encoding glycine decarboxylase subunit T (aminomethyl transferase), producing MSAVRPLRRGPLRQTQLYDLHLARGAKMVPFAGFDMPLQYSDLSHVESHKWTREKASLFDVSHMVQHELSGPGAIELLMKVTPSSLDKLGHNQSTLSCLLEEGTGGIIDDTVITRRTDETFYFVTNAGRRDEDLAFLEAEISAYKQAHGADSIKWTILEDRALVALQGPLAAEVLQSYVHGSGPETDLSTLYFGNCRELYLTLPDGSRTPHPLLISRTGYTGEDGFEISIPTAGSPSLPAQVTELLLTNADQVRLAGLAARDSLRLEAGMCLYGHDISTAQTPPGASLGWVVGKDRRDPATANFNGASAILPQLASPAKTLSQRRVGFTVEKGSPAREGAVIVDINDESRTPVGIITSGLPSPTLGGTNIAMGYVKQGLHKKGTEVGILVRNKLRKATVTSMPWVESKFYRGKA from the exons ATGTCGGCCGTACGACCTTTGCGACGAG GGCCGCTGAGACAGACGCAGCTCTATGATCTACATCTCGCCCGGGGCGCGAAAATGGTGCCCTTTGCGGGGTTTGACATGCCATTGCAGTACTCCGATCTCAGCCATGTTGAGAGCCACAAATGGACCAGAGAAAAGGCGAGCTTGTTCGATGTGAGCCATAT GGTTCAACACGAACTCAGTGGACCGGGTGCAATCGAGCTTCTGATGAAGGTCACCCCATCATCCCTTGATAAGCTCGGCCACAACCAATCCACTCTCTCTTGTCTGCTCGAAGAAGGCACCGGCGGTATCATCGACGATACCGTCATCACCCGTCGTACTGACGAAACCTTCTACTTTGTCACCAACGCCGGCCGGCGCGACGAGGATCTCGCCTTCCTGGAGGCCGAGATCTCCGCCTACAAGCAAGCCCACGGCGCCGACAGCATCAAATGGACCATCCTCGAAGACCGCGCTCTGGTCGCCCTCCAGGGTCCCCTCGCAGCCGAGGTTCTCCAGTCCTACGTTCACGGCTCCGGCCCCGAAACAGACCTCAGCACCCTCTACTTTGGCAACTGCCGCGAACTCTACCTCACCCTCCCCGATGGCTCGCGCACCCCGCACCCCCTCCTTATCTCCCGCACCGGTTACACCGGCGAGGACGGCTTCGAAATCTCCATCCCAACAGCAGGCTCCCCTTCCCTGCCCGCGCAGGTCACCGAGCTCCTCCTCACAAACGCAGACCAGGTCCGCCTCGCCGGCCTAGCAGCCCGCGACTCCCTCCGTCTGGAAGCCGGCATGTGTCTCTACGGCCACGACATCTCCACCGCCCAGACTCCCCCCGGCGCATCTCTGGGCTGGGTCGTCGGCAAGGACCGTCGCGACCCCGCAACCGCCAACTTCAATGGCGCCTCCGCCATCCTCCCCCAGCTCGCCTCCCCCGCCAAGACCCTCTCCCAGCGTCGCGTAGGCTTCACCGTCGAGAAGGGCTCCCCCGCCCGTGAAGGCGCTGTCATCGTCGATATCAACGATGAATCCCGTACCCCCGTTGGCATCATCACCTCCGGTCTCCCCAGTCCTACCCTCGGCGGTACCAACATCGCCATGGGCTACGTCAAACAAGGTCTCCACAAGAAGGGTACCGAGGTTGGCATCTTGGTCCGTAACAAGCTCCGTAAGGCTACTGTTACCAGTATGCCCTGGGTTGAGAGCAAGTTCTATCGTGGCAAGGCCTAG
- a CDS encoding adenylyl-sulfate kinase (adenosine 5'-phosphosulfate kinase), whose amino-acid sequence MSTNITFHASALTRSERSELRNQRGLTIWLTGLSASGKSTIAVELEHQLLRDRGVHAYRLDGDNIRFGLNKDLGFSEKDRNENIRRIAEVAKLFADSASIAITSFISPYRADRDTARKLHEVPTPGEETGLPFVEVFIDVPIEVAEQRDPKGLYKLARAGKISEFTGISAPYEEPEKPEVHIHNHDLPVQDAVKQIVDYLDAQGYLPPKKE is encoded by the exons ATGTCCAC aaacatcACCTTCCATGCCAGCGCCCTGACGCGCAGCGAACGCAGCGAACTCCGCAACCAACGCGGTCTCACAATCTGGCTCACCGGTCTCTCCGCCTCGGGCAAGTCTACCATTGCCGTTGAGCTCGAGCACCAGCTCCTCCGAGACCGGGGTGTCCACGCCTACCGTCTCGACGGTGACAACATCCGCTTCGGACTCAACAAGGACCTCGGTTTTAGCGAAAAGGACCGCAACGAGAACATCCGTCGGATTGCAGAGGTTGCCAAGCTCTTCGCCGACAGCGCCTCTATCGCCATCACCTCGTTCATCTCGCCCTACCGTGCAGACCGTGACACCGCGCGCAAACTGCACGAAGTCCCCACCCCGGGTGAAGAGACCGGTTTGCCCTTCGTTGAGGTCTTCATCGATGTCCCCATTGAGGTTGCCGAGCAGCGTGACCCCAAGGGTCTTTATAAGTTGGCCAGGGCGGGTAAGATTTCGGAGTTCACCGGCATCAGTGCGCCTTACGAGGAACCTGAAAAGCCTGAGGTGCATATCCATAACCATGATTTGCCAGTCCAGGATGCTGTGAAGCAGATTGTGGATTATTTGGATGCTCAGGGCTACTTGCCCCCTAAGAAGGAGTAG
- a CDS encoding putative neutral amino acid permease (predicted protein) encodes MAAPHTSKALDGRGDEDSQSFASERADSPDKVKDLENQRQPGVQSDSDTDDVGRQIEMEAGNSIKYRTCSWQKTAALLFSEYICLAIMSFPWSYSVLGLVPGLILTVVIAGIVLYTSLIIWRFCLRHPHVRDVCDIGQHLFWGSNIAWYLTAVMFLLNNTFIQGLHCLVGAEWLNTVSSHGTCTIVFSLITAIVSFVCSLPRTFSTLSKIATFSALFTFISVILAVIFTAIEDHPAGYTPAKGDPIVTAVPVAGTTFVSGVNAFLNISYTFIGQITLPSFIAEMKEPKDFWKSVTAVTVAEIIVFSLVGSIVYAYTGNQYITSPAFGSISNEVYKKVSFSFMVPTLIFLGVLYASVSARFLFFRLFEGTRHKGNHTVVGWAAWAGILAVLWIGAFIIAEVIPFFSDLLSIMSALFDSFFGFIFWGVAYLRMRREDYGPNFYKNRGIRGWIGFIVNVGLIFVGLFFLGPGTYAAVDSVVLNYQAGTVGSPFSCADNGL; translated from the exons ATGGCTGCGCCCCATACATCCAAGGCCCTTGACGGGCGTGGGGACGAAGACAGTCAGTCTTTCGCCTCGGAACGAGCTGATTCTCCCGATAAGGTGAAGGATCTCGAGAATCAGCGACAGCCCGGAGTGCAATCCGATTCGGACACAGACGATGTTGGAAGACAAATTGAAATGGAGGCGGGTAACTCCATCAAATACCGAACATGTAGTTGGCAAAAG ACGGCCGCGTTGCTCTTTTCCGAGTACATCTGCCTGGCTATTATGTCATTTCCCTGGTCTTATTCCGTTCTCGGGTTAGTTCCGGGGTTGATTCTGACTGTGGTTATTGCTGGGATTGTGCTGTACACTTCCCTGATTATCTG GAGATTCTGCCTGCGCCACCCCCATGTTCGCGATGTGTGTGATATCGGTCAGCATCTCTTCTGGGGCTCGAATATTGCCTGGTATCTGACCGCAGTGATGTTCTTGTTGAATAATACCTTTATTCAG GGTTTGCATTGCTTGGTCGGCGCCGAGTGGCTCAATACGGTCTCTTCCCATGGGACGTGTACCATCGTCTTTTCCTTGATAACGGCCATTGTCTCGTTCGTCTGCTCGCTTCCGCGAACATTCAGCACGCTGTCTAAGATTGCCACTTTCTCAGCGTTGTTCACGTTCATTTCGGTGATATTGGCCGTTATCTTCACAGCTATTGAAGACCATCCCGCTGGCTACACTCCCGCAAAAGGCGATCCAATCGTGACCGCAGTCCCCGTGGCCGGGACAACGTTCGTCTCTGGTGTCAATGCTTTTCTGAACATCAGCTACACGTTCATTGGTCAGATCACACTCCCGAGTTTCATCGCCGAGATGAAGGAGCCGAAAGACTTCTGGAAATCTGTCACGGCGGTCACTGTTGCGGAAATCATCGTGTTCAGCTTGGTGGGTTCGATCGTATATGCCTACACCGGCAATCAGTATATAACCTCCCCAGCATTCGGCTCTATCAGCAATGAGGTGTACAAGAAGGTGTCCTTTTCGTTCATGGTCCCAACTCTGATTTTCCTGGGAGTGTTGTACGCCTCGGTATCTGcccgtttcctcttcttccgtctATTCGAGGGAACGCGCCACAAGGGTAACCATACCGTCGTTGGATGGGCCGCCTGGGCTGGAATCCTAGCCGTTCTGTGGATTGGGGCATTTATCATTGCCGAAGTgattccattcttttccgATCTGCTTTCGATCATGAGCGCACTGTTTGATTCATTTTTCGGGTTCATCTTCTGGGGTGTCGCCTACCTCCGGATGCGTCGTGAAGACTACGGACCGAATTTCTACAAGAATCGGGGAATCCGGGGCTGGATTGGCTTTATTGTCAATGTCGGCTTGATTTTCgtcggccttttcttcctagGGCCGGGAACCTAT GCTGCTGTTGACAGCGTAGTCCTAAATTATCAAGCTGGAACAGTGGGTAGTCCTTTCTCCTGCGCCGATAACGGATTGTAA